The Bacillus sp. Marseille-Q1617 genome has a segment encoding these proteins:
- a CDS encoding GerAB/ArcD/ProY family transporter, giving the protein MKVSIYPEQHHLVNAFLVMFIIHSAQLGVGVQGFQRIIYMEAKHDAWMSVILSGVLTSIIGFIMVKTLQAYESADLYGIQRDVYGKWIGTFLNLVYVSYCLGAFLVIIRNYIEVLQAWVFPEVPTWFLALTLILLVLYGALGGFRIIVGVSFFSVFLALWLLGLLGYPLQYINWQNIIPMFESNTLEILKGTYAMTFTVIGFELIYSYYPYIKEKQKTTLYMQIGLVYTTFLYLAVMLVSLGYFSGGLLERTIWATLSLFKIVRLPFIERFEYVAITFWMLIILPNLMLYIWSASRGMTRIFKRKEKMFIWIFSIILFAAIQFFVTREQINALSDLFGKASFYVVYCYPIVLYMFVLIKKKVVRKGNAT; this is encoded by the coding sequence ATGAAGGTATCCATATACCCTGAACAGCACCATCTGGTCAATGCCTTTCTTGTCATGTTCATTATCCATTCTGCCCAGTTGGGAGTCGGTGTCCAAGGGTTTCAGAGAATCATCTATATGGAAGCCAAACATGACGCGTGGATGTCGGTCATTCTCTCCGGGGTCCTTACAAGTATCATCGGGTTTATCATGGTGAAGACTCTTCAAGCCTATGAAAGTGCGGATCTATATGGAATTCAGCGGGACGTCTATGGAAAATGGATCGGGACTTTTCTCAATCTCGTGTATGTTTCCTATTGCCTGGGTGCTTTTCTTGTCATCATCCGAAATTATATTGAAGTCCTTCAAGCATGGGTCTTCCCTGAGGTCCCAACCTGGTTCCTTGCCCTTACCCTTATACTCTTGGTTTTATATGGGGCATTGGGGGGATTCCGGATCATCGTCGGAGTCAGCTTCTTCAGTGTGTTCTTGGCGCTTTGGTTATTGGGGCTTTTGGGCTATCCGCTCCAATATATCAATTGGCAGAATATTATCCCGATGTTCGAATCGAATACGCTGGAAATATTAAAAGGTACATATGCCATGACGTTCACTGTCATCGGGTTTGAACTGATTTATTCTTACTATCCTTATATAAAAGAGAAACAAAAAACAACTCTGTATATGCAGATTGGATTAGTGTATACGACCTTCCTCTATTTAGCCGTCATGCTGGTCTCGCTTGGCTACTTCAGCGGGGGTCTGCTGGAGCGGACAATCTGGGCCACACTGTCATTATTTAAAATCGTCCGGCTGCCCTTCATCGAACGGTTTGAATATGTGGCCATCACGTTTTGGATGCTTATTATCCTTCCCAATCTCATGCTGTATATATGGTCCGCGTCAAGGGGGATGACACGTATCTTCAAACGGAAAGAAAAAATGTTCATTTGGATTTTTTCCATTATCCTGTTTGCCGCTATCCAGTTTTTCGTGACAAGAGAGCAGATCAACGCCCTCAGTGATCTTTTTGGAAAAGCTTCTTTTTATGTTGTCTATTGTTATCCCATTGTCCTTTATATGTTTGTATTGATAAAGAAAAAAGTAGTGAGGAAGGGGAACGCAACATGA
- a CDS encoding Ger(x)C family spore germination protein, with the protein MKNMTRLFLVLFALSFLSSCADPSTLEKIGMITTVGYDTSDGEEIQTTILILETDPQSVDSTNVLSTNALTSKGARIKGSLKSQKKLESGQLRVALYGKEVAEKGFINLADTLSRDHAISDLTYLAVVDGKASEILEKKYEQFSDAGQYVYKEIEQNIKGETIPSPTLHEMLHDYYSVGIDPLLPLLKVEDEMITITGMAILKDDKMVGRISPIEAFYVKLVNDQYDAGNFELTLKNGNDPELMEGQDSSKKIAVALDTIKSKSKIGLLDEQTLEFDLDISMNARLQEINQKIDLKNPKNLEILDEKISQEMKKEIKELIKYGKSVDSDFIGFGEVYRSAVPHSKLTKKKWHSMYKDVKVNVNIDFQIVRTGVVE; encoded by the coding sequence ATGAAAAACATGACTCGATTGTTCTTGGTGCTTTTTGCACTTTCATTTCTTAGTTCCTGCGCAGATCCGAGTACACTTGAGAAAATCGGGATGATCACAACGGTAGGCTATGACACATCGGATGGAGAAGAGATTCAAACAACCATCCTGATTCTTGAAACGGACCCGCAATCCGTGGACAGTACGAATGTCCTTTCCACCAATGCACTGACAAGCAAAGGCGCAAGAATAAAGGGAAGCCTAAAATCACAGAAAAAATTAGAGTCAGGTCAATTGAGGGTAGCCCTTTATGGTAAGGAAGTGGCTGAAAAAGGGTTCATCAACTTGGCGGATACCCTAAGCAGGGATCATGCGATCAGTGATTTAACCTATTTGGCTGTGGTGGATGGTAAGGCGAGTGAGATCCTGGAGAAAAAATATGAACAATTTTCTGATGCCGGGCAATATGTGTATAAAGAGATTGAACAGAACATCAAAGGGGAAACGATTCCCTCACCGACTCTGCACGAAATGCTCCATGATTATTATTCCGTTGGCATTGACCCGCTGCTGCCGCTCCTCAAAGTGGAGGACGAAATGATCACGATCACGGGGATGGCCATTCTGAAGGACGACAAAATGGTGGGAAGGATTTCGCCGATAGAAGCCTTCTATGTCAAATTGGTCAACGATCAATACGATGCCGGGAATTTCGAATTGACGCTTAAGAACGGAAATGACCCGGAATTAATGGAAGGACAGGATTCTTCCAAAAAGATTGCAGTCGCATTGGATACCATTAAAAGTAAAAGCAAGATTGGCCTCCTAGATGAGCAGACGTTGGAATTTGATCTGGACATATCGATGAACGCACGATTACAGGAAATCAACCAGAAGATTGATTTAAAGAATCCTAAGAACCTTGAAATCCTCGACGAAAAAATAAGTCAAGAAATGAAAAAGGAAATCAAAGAATTGATTAAATATGGGAAGTCTGTCGATTCTGATTTCATTGGGTTTGGAGAAGTGTACCGCAGTGCGGTCCCCCATTCAAAATTAACGAAGAAGAAATGGCATTCCATGTATAAAGATGTAAAAGTAAACGTGAACATCGATTTTCAAATTGTTAGAACGGGAGTGGTGGAGTGA
- a CDS encoding YbaN family protein, translated as MTLKKMKSILFMLLGLISLAFGLAGTVLPVLPGGPFYLFAAYCFAKSSKRIEDWFKSLTIYEKYVVGFLQKKGMTLREKIRINVTADFFILISVVLVDILFVRILLIGLALYKHYYFIKKIKTLPLESEEEGLKEKVN; from the coding sequence ATGACACTAAAGAAGATGAAAAGTATCCTGTTTATGCTGCTTGGACTGATCTCCTTGGCATTCGGGCTCGCCGGCACAGTGCTGCCTGTCCTGCCGGGCGGTCCGTTTTACTTATTTGCCGCATATTGCTTTGCAAAAAGTTCCAAGCGGATAGAAGACTGGTTTAAAAGCTTAACCATATATGAAAAGTATGTAGTAGGCTTCCTTCAAAAGAAGGGGATGACCCTGAGAGAAAAAATCCGGATAAACGTGACGGCTGATTTCTTTATCCTGATTTCCGTCGTACTCGTGGACATCCTATTCGTCAGAATCCTATTGATAGGGCTCGCCTTGTACAAGCATTATTATTTTATTAAAAAAATCAAGACCCTCCCTCTGGAATCTGAGGAAGAAGGGTTGAAAGAAAAAGTGAATTAA
- a CDS encoding L,D-transpeptidase family protein, with translation MNHIVKPGETLTQISRDYRVPLQTIIRANPSINPNVIYPGQPIVIPGFPSPDSLPYQIDVSVNNRTLKLLRNGTLQKQYPIAVGRIVSETPVGNYIIINKAPNPGGPYGTMWMSLSKEGYGIHGTNDPSSIGKAVSKGCIRMYNRDVEELSRTIPIGTPVFIHQ, from the coding sequence TTGAATCATATTGTAAAACCCGGTGAGACACTCACTCAGATTTCACGTGATTACCGCGTACCGCTTCAAACCATCATCCGGGCCAACCCATCCATCAATCCAAATGTCATTTACCCCGGCCAGCCCATCGTGATACCGGGGTTCCCTTCGCCTGATTCCCTCCCCTATCAAATCGATGTGTCGGTTAACAACCGCACGTTAAAACTGCTTAGGAACGGCACCCTGCAAAAGCAATATCCGATTGCTGTCGGCAGAATCGTATCGGAAACCCCAGTGGGCAACTACATCATCATCAATAAAGCTCCAAACCCCGGGGGACCATATGGCACGATGTGGATGAGCTTATCGAAAGAGGGCTATGGCATTCACGGGACAAATGATCCGAGCTCGATTGGCAAGGCCGTTTCAAAAGGCTGCATCCGGATGTATAACAGGGATGTGGAGGAACTGTCGCGGACCATTCCGATTGGGACACCCGTTTTCATTCATCAGTGA
- a CDS encoding CBO0543 family protein → MFGLIIAVILFNFVAFKTNKTLTAKQIAHVFAFTIALQISFDLYVDMKYQGYWYFTKEVDWASLPAHSILLPPVNMMFINWYPFDGSRWRRIRFIVCWTIALLLYEVIALLPEPWGYFHNGWWTLGHSAVLDPILLFILIVYYKNFIKEE, encoded by the coding sequence ATGTTTGGACTGATCATTGCCGTCATTCTTTTTAACTTCGTTGCCTTTAAAACGAATAAAACATTAACAGCCAAGCAAATCGCCCATGTATTTGCTTTCACGATTGCCCTTCAGATATCTTTTGATCTTTATGTGGATATGAAATATCAGGGGTACTGGTATTTTACTAAAGAGGTTGATTGGGCTTCATTACCGGCTCATTCCATTCTGCTCCCGCCAGTCAACATGATGTTTATTAATTGGTACCCTTTTGATGGATCGAGATGGAGACGCATACGCTTTATCGTTTGTTGGACAATTGCTTTATTACTATATGAGGTCATTGCCTTACTTCCTGAACCATGGGGGTATTTTCATAATGGGTGGTGGACCTTGGGGCACTCTGCAGTTTTAGATCCGATCCTATTATTTATTCTGATAGTGTATTATAAGAATTTTATAAAAGAAGAGTGA
- a CDS encoding GNAT family N-acetyltransferase, with protein MNIQQVYEYDIDTELRTELQQLLIECFEEVYPRNRIYYKQLPHFRFIAYDDQDRLIGHAGLDYRVMNVNGQPAAVLGLIDVCVAKAFRSKGVGSMLLSEIDAFCKNRAVDFLLLFADRKDMYLKAGFRSADSKCKWLQINDVDQTTYGIGHEKIDELMVKEVGDRKWEDGEVDLLGYLY; from the coding sequence TTGAACATCCAACAAGTATATGAGTATGACATTGATACTGAATTGAGAACTGAGTTACAGCAGTTATTAATCGAATGTTTTGAAGAGGTTTATCCACGGAACAGAATTTACTACAAGCAATTACCGCATTTCCGTTTTATCGCCTATGATGATCAGGATCGGCTTATTGGTCATGCAGGCCTGGATTACCGGGTAATGAATGTTAACGGGCAGCCTGCAGCAGTTCTTGGACTGATCGATGTGTGCGTGGCAAAAGCCTTTCGCTCAAAGGGAGTAGGTTCCATGCTGCTCTCTGAAATCGATGCGTTTTGTAAAAATAGGGCTGTCGATTTTCTCCTGTTGTTTGCAGATAGGAAAGACATGTACTTGAAAGCCGGTTTCAGATCAGCCGATAGTAAGTGTAAGTGGCTTCAAATAAATGATGTCGATCAAACTACATATGGAATAGGTCATGAAAAGATCGATGAGCTGATGGTAAAAGAAGTGGGCGATAGAAAGTGGGAAGATGGCGAGGTCGATTTATTGGGTTATCTGTACTGA
- a CDS encoding GNAT family N-acetyltransferase: protein MIHFLGTPLIETERLHLRKMALTDAGSIFDHWLSDERVSDNRVSPAHRDVSQTIERVEKIVHQYGSREFCYWGIELKSSGELIGEIDLYDFDKATGNGEVSYSIGYDWWNRGYGTEALKAVVEFGFRHMNLHKISAAHNTDNPASGKIMRKAGMEQEGVIRHMIRNAKNQYKDCAVYGLLQEDFLGKDEGRETSILTLGSV, encoded by the coding sequence ATGATTCACTTTTTAGGAACACCTCTTATCGAAACGGAACGATTACATTTAAGAAAGATGGCACTTACCGATGCCGGCAGTATCTTTGACCATTGGCTTTCAGACGAGCGGGTATCTGACAATCGGGTCAGTCCCGCACACAGGGATGTCTCCCAGACGATCGAGCGGGTGGAAAAGATCGTCCATCAATATGGCAGCAGGGAATTTTGTTATTGGGGAATCGAGCTGAAATCCAGCGGCGAACTGATCGGTGAAATCGATTTATATGATTTTGACAAAGCCACCGGAAATGGTGAGGTCAGTTATTCAATTGGATACGACTGGTGGAACCGGGGATACGGAACGGAAGCGTTAAAAGCCGTGGTGGAATTTGGTTTCAGGCATATGAATCTTCACAAGATATCCGCCGCCCACAACACCGATAATCCAGCTTCAGGGAAAATCATGCGTAAAGCGGGAATGGAACAGGAAGGTGTGATCAGGCACATGATCCGGAATGCTAAGAATCAGTATAAGGACTGTGCTGTTTACGGACTCCTGCAGGAGGATTTTCTTGGAAAGGATGAGGGCAGGGAAACCAGCATTCTTACTTTAGGATCCGTATAG
- a CDS encoding IDEAL domain-containing protein, producing the protein MKKYLLNAPQPELISMDSLVAEMILDKALLTFRKEQIEQKIDQSLRDGDKKEFLRLTQELKDMGKK; encoded by the coding sequence ATGAAAAAGTATTTGCTAAATGCACCGCAGCCTGAATTGATCAGCATGGATTCTTTAGTGGCAGAAATGATTTTGGATAAGGCTTTGCTTACATTCCGTAAAGAGCAAATAGAACAGAAAATTGACCAATCATTGCGTGATGGAGATAAGAAAGAATTCCTCAGGCTGACTCAGGAACTAAAGGACATGGGTAAGAAATAA
- a CDS encoding GrpB family protein: MKVRLSEYREEWKSMFEEEAAFLKSVFGDEIVSFEHFGSTAVPGMKAKPVIDMMCIVKELAVVDSYNEQMEALGYDAAGEWGIGGRRLFRKGGENRTHHIHLYQSGNPQIERHLVFRDYLVTHPDEAARYSRFKEELAEKHESTVDYSPAKKAFVSEMERKALEWKRNR; this comes from the coding sequence GTGAAAGTAAGATTATCGGAATATCGGGAAGAATGGAAATCCATGTTTGAAGAGGAAGCGGCGTTTCTAAAGAGTGTATTCGGGGATGAGATCGTTTCCTTCGAGCATTTCGGCAGCACGGCGGTTCCGGGGATGAAGGCGAAGCCTGTAATCGATATGATGTGCATCGTAAAGGAGCTTGCCGTTGTCGATTCATACAATGAACAGATGGAGGCACTCGGCTACGATGCCGCGGGTGAATGGGGGATCGGGGGCAGGAGGCTGTTCCGAAAAGGCGGGGAGAATCGGACGCATCATATTCATCTCTATCAGTCCGGCAATCCGCAGATCGAACGGCATTTGGTCTTCCGGGATTATCTCGTGACACATCCGGATGAGGCCGCACGATACAGCCGGTTTAAGGAAGAGCTTGCTGAGAAACATGAGTCCACAGTGGATTACAGTCCTGCAAAGAAGGCGTTTGTTTCCGAGATGGAGAGAAAGGCGCTGGAGTGGAAGCGGAATAGATAA
- a CDS encoding NUDIX hydrolase — MFIVNVEAAIHRDDKWLLIRRSEKEDHAPGMLSLVGGKCDAEGVSNDILERTLIREVDEEVGIKVGGLTYVNSCSFVTDTGIDVIDIVFLCKVEDGEPYAKSPDEVGEVLWMSTSEILAEEEIPEYLKANVQLAEKRLQEGFFVK; from the coding sequence ATGTTTATTGTGAATGTCGAAGCAGCCATCCACCGCGATGATAAGTGGCTGTTAATTAGAAGAAGTGAAAAAGAGGATCATGCACCGGGCATGCTTTCGCTTGTCGGGGGCAAATGTGATGCGGAAGGGGTCTCGAATGATATCCTGGAACGGACCCTGATAAGGGAAGTGGATGAGGAAGTGGGAATTAAGGTTGGCGGTCTTACCTATGTGAATAGCTGTTCTTTTGTCACGGATACAGGAATTGATGTCATCGATATCGTCTTCCTATGCAAGGTGGAAGACGGAGAGCCTTATGCGAAAAGTCCGGATGAGGTGGGGGAAGTGTTGTGGATGTCGACCTCTGAGATTCTGGCGGAGGAGGAGATTCCGGAATATTTAAAAGCGAATGTGCAGCTTGCTGAAAAACGTCTGCAGGAAGGCTTTTTTGTGAAGTAG
- a CDS encoding GNAT family N-acetyltransferase, whose amino-acid sequence MKEVYQSAGWLKHSTDVIRQVFDASNVKVIVQSGDRIIGFGRAMSDGVFNAAIYDIVVHEEWQNRGIARRILGHLLDRLKGVSCVHLISTTGNEEFYMKCGFRKVKTGMARYVRAEQRDEYLE is encoded by the coding sequence ATGAAGGAAGTCTATCAATCTGCCGGCTGGCTGAAACATTCCACTGATGTCATCAGGCAAGTTTTTGATGCAAGTAATGTGAAAGTGATTGTTCAATCGGGGGATCGAATCATCGGGTTTGGCAGAGCCATGTCCGATGGGGTTTTCAACGCAGCCATTTACGACATTGTCGTTCATGAGGAATGGCAGAATAGAGGTATCGCCAGAAGGATTCTCGGCCATCTATTAGACAGGCTGAAAGGCGTGTCCTGTGTTCACCTGATTTCGACCACCGGGAATGAGGAGTTTTACATGAAGTGCGGATTCAGGAAAGTGAAGACGGGTATGGCGAGATACGTTCGTGCTGAACAGCGCGATGAATATCTTGAGTGA
- a CDS encoding metallophosphoesterase, whose amino-acid sequence MSVKKLMLAAIVVGIYFIGSSFASSSTDPGEYISVQLLGVNDFHGQLETVRTRGGKQVGGAEYLAAYLKKYREENENTLLVHAGDMVGASSPVSSLMQDEPAVEWMNRVGFDIGTLGNHEFDEGTEEMFRLLDGGKHEKTAQFEGTAFPYTAANVIDKKTGKSILPPYLIKEVDGIPIGFIGVVTTETRDIVLPSGIEGVEFTDEVTAINRSVKELKAKGVQSIVVLGHVSSSSNTDGSNPAQDVAEFAPRIEMKSISSLAAIITALPTHQWTGK is encoded by the coding sequence ATGTCTGTAAAGAAATTGATGCTGGCAGCGATCGTGGTAGGGATTTACTTCATTGGGTCATCATTTGCTTCATCTTCCACCGACCCTGGAGAGTATATTTCTGTGCAACTTCTGGGAGTCAATGATTTTCATGGACAGCTGGAAACGGTTCGAACAAGGGGTGGAAAGCAGGTCGGCGGCGCTGAGTATTTGGCTGCCTATTTAAAAAAGTACCGTGAAGAAAACGAAAATACCTTATTGGTCCATGCCGGTGACATGGTCGGTGCAAGCTCACCCGTGTCATCGCTGATGCAGGATGAACCTGCAGTCGAGTGGATGAACAGGGTCGGGTTCGACATCGGGACATTGGGAAATCATGAGTTCGATGAAGGAACGGAGGAGATGTTCAGGCTCCTAGACGGCGGCAAGCATGAGAAAACTGCCCAATTTGAAGGTACGGCTTTTCCATACACAGCTGCCAATGTGATTGATAAAAAGACAGGGAAATCCATTTTACCTCCCTATTTGATCAAAGAAGTCGATGGCATTCCCATCGGGTTTATCGGGGTTGTCACAACCGAAACGAGGGATATCGTGCTTCCAAGCGGGATTGAAGGCGTGGAATTCACGGATGAAGTGACTGCCATCAATCGAAGCGTAAAAGAATTGAAGGCAAAAGGGGTTCAGTCCATCGTCGTCCTCGGGCATGTTTCCTCCTCTTCGAACACAGACGGATCAAATCCTGCTCAGGACGTCGCAGAATTTGCCCCCCGCATCGAGATGAAGTCGATATCATCTTTGGCGGCCATAATCACGGCTTTGCCAACACATCAGTGGACGGGAAAATGA
- a CDS encoding bifunctional UDP-sugar hydrolase/5'-nucleotidase, with translation MIIQSYSYGTAFSDVDLFIDRETKEIVNKQADIISTYHDGIEPDRQIKVMVDAYSADKKMMLGQEMGQAEAPITKEKTDSGERAIGNLIADSHRQNMGTDIAFMNQGAIRANLDEGELTWGELYTMLPFGTNLVKVSLTGAELKEALEQQWTGNFQTVMQTSGLHYTWDKDAPAGQKVVEMTDAKGTAIQPEQTYTVALTNYLATGGDGFTAFKKGTDPVEGPPTLDSFITYIIESGGSVGPPGMGRIKVQ, from the coding sequence ATGATCATTCAATCTTATTCGTACGGAACCGCCTTTTCAGACGTCGATCTCTTCATCGATCGGGAGACGAAGGAAATCGTCAACAAACAAGCTGACATCATCTCTACTTATCATGATGGAATCGAGCCCGATAGACAGATCAAAGTGATGGTCGATGCTTACTCCGCAGACAAAAAAATGATGCTGGGCCAAGAGATGGGGCAGGCAGAAGCTCCCATCACGAAGGAAAAGACCGATAGCGGAGAGCGCGCAATCGGGAATCTCATCGCTGATTCACACCGGCAGAACATGGGCACAGACATCGCCTTCATGAATCAGGGGGCAATCCGCGCGAACCTGGATGAAGGCGAACTTACCTGGGGAGAACTGTACACCATGCTTCCGTTCGGCACCAACCTGGTCAAAGTATCCCTGACAGGAGCCGAGCTGAAAGAAGCACTCGAACAGCAATGGACAGGGAATTTCCAAACGGTCATGCAGACATCCGGACTGCACTACACCTGGGATAAAGACGCTCCTGCAGGCCAAAAAGTCGTAGAAATGACCGATGCAAAAGGGACCGCCATACAGCCGGAGCAGACATACACCGTTGCCCTGACCAATTACCTTGCAACCGGTGGAGACGGGTTTACAGCTTTTAAAAAAGGAACGGACCCGGTAGAAGGCCCGCCGACATTGGATTCATTCATTACCTATATCATTGAATCGGGCGGAAGCGTAGGGCCGCCTGGAATGGGAAGAATCAAGGTGCAGTAA
- a CDS encoding alpha/beta fold hydrolase — MMGLTNGEFTVQLNGINHWVKIEGSENETTPIVIIHGGPGGNHYVFERTAGHSLSKTRTIVYYEQRGCGRTEMPESENDYTIKLLIQDFVELKKWLGAEKVDLLGYSFGGELALEIAYALPDEINQLILSAPSLIDTDIQKMIQITGFLTVADKHLYRQISKLQQEGLSIDALYNRVWCLVDSSTVDLLLFENQEAARKNRVMWQESELTNTGLMMKSLQNNPSKIPLIFRLEEIHHRTLIITGVFDRNTGLPISKIIHKNLRNSSLVLFEKSAHFPDLEEKEGFVKRINEFLRAKLT, encoded by the coding sequence ATGATGGGTCTCACAAATGGAGAGTTTACCGTTCAATTAAATGGAATCAATCATTGGGTGAAAATCGAAGGCAGTGAAAACGAGACGACTCCAATCGTCATCATTCATGGAGGGCCGGGTGGAAATCATTATGTATTCGAAAGAACAGCTGGACATTCATTATCCAAGACAAGGACAATTGTGTACTATGAACAGCGTGGGTGCGGCAGAACTGAAATGCCTGAATCGGAAAATGATTATACAATAAAGTTGCTCATTCAAGACTTTGTAGAATTGAAAAAATGGTTAGGAGCAGAAAAAGTTGATCTTCTCGGATATTCATTCGGGGGAGAGTTAGCACTTGAAATAGCGTATGCCCTCCCTGATGAAATCAATCAGTTGATCCTATCGGCGCCGAGTTTAATAGACACAGATATTCAGAAAATGATTCAAATAACAGGTTTTCTGACAGTAGCGGATAAACATCTTTATCGTCAAATTTCAAAGCTTCAACAAGAAGGATTATCGATTGATGCCCTGTATAATAGGGTATGGTGTCTGGTCGATTCCAGTACTGTGGATCTACTATTGTTTGAGAACCAGGAGGCTGCGAGGAAAAACAGGGTGATGTGGCAAGAGAGTGAATTGACGAACACAGGTTTAATGATGAAATCCCTTCAAAATAACCCCTCCAAGATTCCATTAATCTTCCGGCTGGAGGAAATACATCATCGCACATTAATCATTACAGGTGTATTTGATCGGAACACGGGGCTGCCCATTTCAAAGATCATCCATAAAAACTTAAGAAATAGCAGTCTGGTATTATTCGAGAAGAGTGCTCACTTTCCTGACCTGGAGGAAAAAGAAGGTTTTGTTAAGAGAATAAATGAATTTTTGAGAGCAAAACTAACTTAA
- a CDS encoding VOC family protein, giving the protein MPEGLLHHVEIYVSDIKKSTEFWGWFLKELGYHSYQKWDKGESWKLGDTYLVFVQTEERYLDEPYHRCRTGLNHLAFHAASRARVDEMTEKLKEKGITILYEHLHPLAGGEDYYAVFFEDPDRIKVEFVAPPL; this is encoded by the coding sequence TTGCCCGAAGGACTGCTTCACCACGTAGAAATCTATGTATCCGACATAAAAAAGTCAACAGAATTCTGGGGCTGGTTCTTAAAAGAATTGGGCTACCATTCCTATCAAAAGTGGGATAAAGGGGAAAGCTGGAAGCTAGGGGACACGTACCTCGTGTTTGTCCAGACGGAAGAAAGGTATTTGGATGAACCTTATCACAGATGCAGGACCGGTTTGAACCACTTGGCTTTTCATGCTGCTTCCCGTGCGCGGGTGGATGAGATGACCGAAAAGTTAAAGGAGAAGGGAATAACCATCCTTTACGAACATCTGCATCCACTTGCAGGCGGTGAAGATTATTATGCTGTGTTCTTTGAAGATCCGGATCGAATAAAAGTAGAATTTGTTGCACCACCTTTATAA